A stretch of Salarias fasciatus chromosome 23, fSalaFa1.1, whole genome shotgun sequence DNA encodes these proteins:
- the LOC115382178 gene encoding NACHT, LRR and PYD domains-containing protein 3-like → MKSDRSKGKPIDFRASPSSESHSDSGFPSSRVSMKSDRSMGEPFDFKSGPGAADEGVSQQSSQVLRGGSAPQHQTHLDSIFMMLEDNMVTFMKKELKKMKKLLSPDYPACSESEREDEDEEQRSSRESFLRITLDFLRRMKQEELAQRLWSRTSLGLYQKKLKCGLKKRFQCVFEGVAKQGESTLLNQIYTELHITEGGTAEVNQEHEVRQIETASRTADRAETSIRSGDIFKASPGRSQPIRTVLTKGVAGIGKTVLTQKFTLDWAEDKDNQDVHFIFPFTFRELNVLKEEKFSLLGLVHHFFTETKKVGINNFEEFQVIFIFDGLDECRLPLDFHHTDFLTDIRKSTSVNVLLANVIRGKLLPSAHIWITTRPAAANQIPADCVDMVTEVRGFTDPQKEEYFRRRFREEEQASRIISHIKTSRSLHIMCHIPVFCWITATVLEKVLKSREGGELPKTLTQMYIHHLVVQAKVKTVKYDAGAATDPHWSPESREMIESLGKLAFDQLQKGNLIFYEADLTECDIDLRAASMYSGMFTQIFREESGLYQDMVFCFIHLSLQEFLAALHVHQTFINSGINLLEEKQTTIQQSPQQPQLHHVHQRAVDEVLKSPNGHLDLFLRFLLGLSLETNQSLLRGLLAQTGSSSQANQETVQYIKEKLSESLSAERSINLFHCLNELNDGSLVEQIQQSLRSGRLSTDRLSPAQWSALVFILLSSEEDLKEFDLKKYSASEEALLKLLPVVKASSKALLSCCGLSERSCGALSSVLSSQSSSLTHLDLSNNDLQDSGVKRLSLGLESPHCKLEALRLSSCGLSERSCGALSSVLSSQSSSLTHLDLSNNDLQDSGVKRLSLGLESPHCKLEALSLSGCLVSEEGCASLVSAVRSKSSHLRELDLSYNHPGDSGVKELSAAVEDPHCSLETLRVDHGGQQRLKPGVRKYFSQLQLDENSMSRKLKLSNNNRTVTHVDEEQPYLDHTDRFDYWNQLLCRNDLSGRCYWEVEWSGNVSISVSYRGIRRKGDSEECVFGENRQSWSLDCSDRDYSVRHNNRRAVLSSSSSSSSSSSSSGRVAVYVDCPAGSLSFFRVSSDSLILLYTFKTTFTKPLYAGFTFWLPCSSVSLCPL, encoded by the exons atgctggaggacaacatggtaACTTtcatgaagaaggagctgaagaagatgaagaagctcctgagtccagattacccagcatgctcagagagtgagagggaggatgaggatgaagagcagaggagcagcagagagtcatttctgaggatcacactggacttcctgaggaggatgaagcaggaggagctggctcagcgtctgtggagca gaACTTCTCTTGGACTCTACcaaaagaagctgaaatgtggtctgaagaagaggttccagtgtgtgtttgaaggagtcGCAAAACAAGGAGAGTCCaccctcctgaaccagatctacacagagctccacatcacagagggagggactgcagaggtcaatcaggaacatgaggtcagacagattgaaacagcatccaggacagcagacagagcagaaacaagcatcagatcaggagacatctttaaagcctcacctggaagatctcaaccaatcagaacagtgctgacaaagggagtggctggcattgggaaaacagtcctgactcagaagttcactctggactgggctgaagacaaagacaaccaggacgtccactttATATTTCCATTCACGTTTAGAGAGCTAaatgtgctgaaggaggagaagttcagcttgttgggacttgttcatcacttcttcactgaaacaaaaaaggtaGGAATCAACAACTTTGAAGAATTCCAGGTGATCTTCATCTTcgatggtctggatgagtgtcgactccctctggacttccaccACACTGATTTCCTGACTGACATTAGAAAGTCCACCTCAGTGAATGTTCTGCTGGCAAAcgtcatcagggggaaactgcttccctctgctcacatctggatcaccacacgacctgcagcagctaatcagatccctgctgactgtgtggacatggtgacagaggtcagagggttcactgacccccagaaggaggagtacttcaggaggaggttcagagaggaggagcaggccagcaggatcatctcccacatcaagacctcccgaagcctccacatcatgtgccacatcccagtcttctgctggatcactgctacagttctggagaaggtgttgaagagcagagagggaggagagctgcccaagaccctgactcagatgtacatccaccacctggtggtccaggccaaagtcaagacGGTTAAGTATGATgcaggagctgccacagatccacactggagtccagagagcagggagatgatagagtctctgggaaaactggcttttgatcagctgcagaaaggaaacctgatcttctatgaagccgacctgacagagtgtgacatcgatctcagagcagcctcaatgtactcaggaatgttcacacagatctttagagaggagagtggcctgtaccaggacatggtgttctgcttcatccatctgagccttcaggagtttctggctgctcttcatgtccatcagaccttcatcaactctggaatcaacctgctggaagagaaacaaacaaccattcaacaATCTCCACAACAGCCTCAGCTCCACCATGTTCATCAGAGAGCTGTGGACGAGgtcttgaagagtccaaatggacacctggacttgttcctccgcttcctcctgggtctttcactggagaccaatcagagtctccttcgaggtctgctggcacagacaggaagtagctcacaggccaatcaggaaacagtccagtacatcaaggagaagctgagtgagagtctgtctgcagagagaagcatcaatttgttccactgtctgaatgaactgaatgatggttctctggtggagcagatccaacagtccctgagatcaggacgTCTCTCCACAGAtagactgtctcctgctcagtggtcagctctggtcttcatcttactgtcatcagaagaggatctgaaggagtttgacctgaagaaatactctgcttcagaggaggctcttctgaagctgctgccagtggtcaaagcctccagcaAAGCTCT gttgagctgctgtggtctgtcagagagaagctgtggagctctgtcctcagttctcagctctcagtcctccagtctgacacatctggacctgagtaacaacgacctgcaggattcaggagtgaagcgtctgtctcttggactggagagtcctcactgtaaactggaagctctcag gttgagcagctgtggtctgtcagagagaagctgtggagctctgtcctcagttctcagctctcagtcctccagtctgacacatctggacctgagtaacaacgacctgcaggattcaggagtgaagcgtctgtctcttggactggagagtcctcactgtaaactggaagctctcag tctgtcagggtgtctggtctcagaggaaggctgtgcttctctggtctcagctgtgagatccaagtcctcccatctgagagagctggacctgagctacaaccatccaggagactcaggagtgaaggagctgtcagcggcagtggaggatccacactgctcactggagactctcag ggtggaccatggtggacagcagaggctcaaacctggtgtgaggaagt atttctctcaacttcaactggatgaaaactcaatgagcagaaagctcaaactgtccaacaacaacaggacgGTGACACATGTGGATGAAGAGCAGCCGTATCTTGATCATACAGACAGATTTGACTACTGgaatcagctgctgtgtagaaatgatctgagtggtcgatgttactgggaggtcgagtggagcggaAATGTTtctatatcagtgagttacagaggaatcagaaggaaaggagacagtgaggagtgtgtgtttggagagaatcgtcagtcctggagtctggacTGCTCTGATCGAGATTACTCTGTCAGACACAATAACAGAAGAGcagtcctctcctcctcctcctcctcctcctcctcctcctcctcctctggtagagtagcagtgtatgtggactgtcctgctggctctctgtccttcttcagagtctcctctgactctctgatcctcctctACACCTTCAAAACCACATTCACTAAGCCTCTGTATGCTGGGTTTACATTCTGGCTCCCatgttcttcagtgagtctgtgtcctctgtag